One Patescibacteria group bacterium genomic window, GAAAATAATGATACAAATCAAACAAATTTTGTATTGGAATTTTTAAAAAAACTAAGATCAGAAATAAATCTACCGATACATTTAGAGGATGAAAGAATGACTTCACTTATGAGTCAAGGAATGCAAGGTAAATATGTAAGGTCTGATTCTAGAAAAAGTAGTAGAAAAAACAAAATCAAAATAAAATCAGATGACGATGCGTCTGCCGCAGCTATAATATTAGAATCTTATATAAAAAGAAATTATGATTTATAAAATAATTTTATATTTTTCTATATTTTTAATATCAACTTTTTTAAGTTATATTTTTGCATTATGGATGAAAAAAATATCTTTCAAATTAAATATTTTAGATTATCCAAATGAAAATAGAAAAGTGCATGATAGACCAATTCCGCTTTTGGGTGGATGGGCAATTTATATTGTTTTTGTTTTGATGATGATAATTTTTTGCCTGTTTTTTAAAAGTTGGATTTTTAGTCCAAGTATAGATATTCTTCAAATTGTGGGAATACTATTCGCTGGATTTATAGTAATGCTTGGGGGAACATTGGATGATAAGTATAATTTTTCTGCAAAAAAACAATTGATTTTTATCCTTTTGGCATGTGTCTTTATAATATTCACAGGGACAAATATAAAATTTATAACTCGTCCGGGTGGAGGAGTAATAGACTTAACTGGCCCAGAAATGAAATTTTTTGGATTTAATATATCTTTGTTTGGTGCAATATTTACATTTTTATGGCTTATTATTATTACAAATACAACAAAATTACTTGATGGTTTAGATGGACTTGCAGCGGGAATTACTGAGATAGGAATGTTTGTGCTGTTTATAGTGAGTTTGTTTTGGGATAAGCCATATACTGGAACATCTATTATGATTTTGATTTTTTCCGGTGCAATATTTGGATTTCTTATTTTGAATTTTTTCCCAGCAAAAATATTTTTGGGAAATGGAGGAAGTAATTTGTTAGGACTTATGCTTGGAGCTTTATCTATTATAAGTGGAGCAAAAATTGCCACAGCGCTTCTTGTAATGGGACTTCCACTTCTTGATATGACTTGGGTAATAATTCAAAGGATTATAAAAAAAGAATCACCATTTACTCATGCTGACAAAAAACATTTACATTTTCGTTTACTTGAAATAGGCTTTAGTAAAAAACAGTCAGTTTTGTTTATGTATTTTGTATCAATAGTTTTTGGACTTGTAGCACTTTTTCAAAATACGATAGGAAAAATTTCTACAATATTAGCACTTTTTGTATTTACTATTTGTATTTTCTTTTATATTTATAAAAAAAGAGATGAAAAAAAAGTCCTTAATAATAATTAGTATTTTGATACTTGTATTTTTGTTTGTATTGTATTT contains:
- the ruvX gene encoding Holliday junction resolvase RuvX, whose product is MTRFLGIDYGSSKIGLALGDNELKMAFPFKILSEEFFWTDIKSIISRENIDEIVLGLPKNLENNDTNQTNFVLEFLKKLRSEINLPIHLEDERMTSLMSQGMQGKYVRSDSRKSSRKNKIKIKSDDDASAAAIILESYIKRNYDL
- a CDS encoding MraY family glycosyltransferase; its protein translation is MIYKIILYFSIFLISTFLSYIFALWMKKISFKLNILDYPNENRKVHDRPIPLLGGWAIYIVFVLMMIIFCLFFKSWIFSPSIDILQIVGILFAGFIVMLGGTLDDKYNFSAKKQLIFILLACVFIIFTGTNIKFITRPGGGVIDLTGPEMKFFGFNISLFGAIFTFLWLIIITNTTKLLDGLDGLAAGITEIGMFVLFIVSLFWDKPYTGTSIMILIFSGAIFGFLILNFFPAKIFLGNGGSNLLGLMLGALSIISGAKIATALLVMGLPLLDMTWVIIQRIIKKESPFTHADKKHLHFRLLEIGFSKKQSVLFMYFVSIVFGLVALFQNTIGKISTILALFVFTICIFFYIYKKRDEKKVLNNN